The Zingiber officinale cultivar Zhangliang unplaced genomic scaffold, Zo_v1.1 ctg222, whole genome shotgun sequence genome includes a window with the following:
- the LOC122036841 gene encoding uncharacterized protein LOC122036841 yields the protein MLRYFKKIRDEPTSNKSSPPPPPPPPPPAPLDADSNEYPSDPGLRKNILEYNVNEREIVRRYYLQKEYSIAKDAAFYLYCYLFKADYGGQSGGDSFVTEGFKNWRKKEKFNEHVGNQSSIHNRFLADHNEDINRVALDNAPSNLKLTSPDIQKDIIRSIAYLTTNSILGDLGDELFIILVDDARDISVKEQMTVALRFVDERGNIVERFLGIVHVSNTTVLSLKTAIDSLLCQHGLSISNLRGQ from the exons ATGTTGAGGTATTTTAAGAAAATACGAGATGAACCTACTTCAAACAAGTCATCTCCCcctccaccacctcctcctcctccaccagcTCCTCTTGATGCTGACTCAAATGAGTATCCTAGTGATCCTGGGCTAAGAAAGAACATTCTTGAGTATAATGTTAATGAAAGGGAGATTGTTCGACGTTACTATTTACAAAAAG AATACAGCATTGCAAAAGATGCGGCTTTTtatctttattgctatttattcaAAGCGGATTATGGTGGTCAAAGTGGTGGTGATTCTTTTGTTACTGAGGGATTTAAAAattggagaaagaaagaaaaatttaatGAACATGTTGGAAATCAGAGTAGCATTCACAATAG ATTTCTTGCTGACCATAATGAGGATATCAATAGAGTTGCACTAGACAATGCTCCCTCAAATCTCAAATTGACATCGCCTGATATTCAGAAAGATATTATCAGATCCATTGCTTATTTAACCACTAATTCTATTCTTGGAGATCTCGGTGATGAATTATTTATTATATTGGTTGATGATGCTCGTGATATATCTGTTAAAGAACAAATGACAGTTGCTTTACGGTTTGTAGATGAAAGGGGAAATATTGTTGAGCGCTTTCTAGGCATTGTACATGTAAGCAACACTACTGTCTTATCACTTAAAACTGCTATTGATTCTTTATTGTGCCAACATGGATTATCTATATCTAATTTGCGGGGGCAATGA
- the LOC122036840 gene encoding uncharacterized protein LOC122036840, whose product MENPSTYYVHCFAHQLQLTLVAVAKNHIRISTFFDVVAQLNNIVGASCKRRDILREKQFEKVIKGICNGDIFIGQGMNQEMTLKRAGSTRWGSHYNTLLSLIHLYPSIIDVLLFVEEEGKDHKQRAQANNLLELIGKYEFIFQMHLMKNILGVTNDLSQALQRKDQDIVNAMILVKSSKHQLQTMRDDGWDLLLNEVSLFCVKYEVVTPHMEDLFVFHGRSRRNIEGRTNLHYYRVETFYEVIDLQLQELNSRFNEVNTELLLCMSCFDPSNSFSANDKRKLFQFAQFYPSDFSPMELMHLEPQLDNFIFDMWSSNQFSEVVGISQLAKRLVQLKKHHLYPLVYLLLKLALLLPVATTTVERVFSAMKIIKTSLQNRLGDDMVNDCLIPYIERDVFDTIDNEAIIQHFQNIKSRRVIL is encoded by the coding sequence ATGGAGAACCCTTCTACTTattatgttcattgttttgctcatcaactGCAACTTACACTTGTAGCTGTTGCTAAAAATCATATAAGAATTTCTACTTTTTTTGATGTGGTTGCACAATTGAACAATATTGTTGGAGCGTCATGCAAGCGAAGAGATATACTTCGTGAGAAACAATTTGAAAAAGTTATTAAAGGAATTTGCAATGGTGATATCTTCATTGGACAAGGTATGAATCAAGAGATGACATTAAAAAGAGCTGGGAGCACACGTTGGGGTTCACATTATAATACATTGTTAAGTTTGATACATTTGTATCCTTCAATTATTGATGTCCTTTTATTTGTTGAAGAGGAGGGAAAAGATCACAAGCAAAGGGCACAAGCAAATAATCTGTTAGAATTGATTGGAAaatatgaatttatatttcaGATGCACTTAATGAAGAATATCTTGGGAGTCACGAATGATTTGTCGCAAGCTTTACAAAGAAAAGATCAAGACATTGTAAATGCCATGATTCTTGTAAAATCAAGCAAACATCAACTGCAAACTATGAGAGATGATGGTTGGGATTTGTTACTGAATGAAGTTTCTTTATTTTGTGTTAAGTATGAGGTAGTCACCCCGCACATGGAAGACTTGTTCGTCTTTCATGGGAGGTCACGACGAAATATTGAAGGAAGGACAAATCTTCACTATTATCGTGTTGAAACGTTTTATGAAGTGATAGATTTGCAACTTCAGGAGTTGAACAGTCGCTTTAACGAGGTGAACACGGAGTTGTTGTTGTGTATGAGTTGTTTTGATCCATCAAATTCATTCTCTGCTAATGATAAGAGAAAATTATTTCAGTTTGCTCAGTTTTATCCATCCGATTTTTCTCCAATGGAGTTAATGCATCTTGAGCCCCAActtgataactttatttttgatatGTGGAGTAGCAATCAATTCTCTGAGGTTGTGGGGATTAGTCAGCTTGCTAAAAGGCTGGTTCAATTGAAAAAACATCATCTGTATCCTTTGGTATATTTACTTTTGAAGTTAGCATTGCTATTACCTGTTGCAACTACAACTGTAGAGAGAGTGTTTTCAGCAATGAAAATAATCAAAACCTCACTTCAAAATCGGTTGGGAGATGATATGGTAAATGATTGTTTGATACCATATATTGAGCGAGATGTGTTTGATACCATTGATAATGAAGCTATTATTCaacattttcaaaatataaaatctCGAAGAGTGATATTGTAA